The following are encoded together in the Ranitomeya imitator isolate aRanImi1 chromosome 4, aRanImi1.pri, whole genome shotgun sequence genome:
- the CNNM3 gene encoding metal transporter CNNM3 isoform X1 codes for MAAAAVRLLLVAALGVISAASLVGEAGDQAQVVGLRLEDGSGVSMRGGVIRARPGSLFRLRLYGSGLRNDTWPWLSIGAPEGPGCAPAAAAPVHLLEEFVVCGEHSGLVTVRVQDGVRGGKGLLYTLCVRQGAAWSLYPGGDTVITVVAEDEEEKPPWVRAEQQCARFSPTSRLQGTLFSQSGYLDVWLLALLIVVCVLLSGLLRGLQLSTLILEPPELGILKDWGAPSERSGATRLDYLRTRWGGYTLISLLALCCITNAAVAVLLYYAIDSIAGAIFSAAGLLLFAGEALPAAITAVWGPWLASKCLWLTHFFLLLPVPVSFPLSWVLEKVFGQDPSCCRLRLRILELARCGDPYSELVRDEFSKGALRNRTVEDILTPVKDCFMLPGDALLDFNTMSSIMESGYTRIPVYENEQSNIVDILYLKDLAFVDPEDCTPLSTITRFYSHPVHFVFSDTKLDAVLEEFKKGKSHMAIVQKVNNEGEGDPFYEVMGLVTLEDVIEEIIKSEILDESEDCKQNVKKKRPRVQPMAMPRGGEDLSFFKTADTEQKVKLSPQLLLATQRFLSQEVELFSTSRVSEKVLLHLLKLPGVTQEVKFDDSDRLASEHYLYLRSQPVDYFILILQGRVQVEIGKEGLRFENGAFTYFGVAALSPCLVGHQTPTNSQDQSESADSGFYCPDYSVRALSDLQIIKVSRLQYLNALRTSHSHFSAQSPDSIELRIFPTSQTQLLNDKNAGTGTETKKEVKNDAGMQRRAEEKSP; via the exons ATGGCCGCCGCTGCTGTGCGGCTTCTGCTTGTGGCCGCATTAGGGGTAATAAGTGCGGCCTCGCTGGTAGGTGAGGCCGGGGACCAGGCCCAGGTGGTCGGACTGCGACTGGAAGATGGAAGTGGCGTGTCTATGAGAGGAGGTGTAATTCGGGCTCGTCCTGGGTCACTTTTCCGCCTCCGGCTCTACGGCTCAGGGTTACGGAATGATACCTGGCCTTGGCTGTCCATTGGGGCCCCCGAGGGCCCGGGCTGCGCCCCTGCGGCTGCCGCCCCCGTCCACTTGCTGGAGGAGTTCGTGGTGTGCGGGGAGCACTCCGGCCTGGTCACTGTGCGGGTGCAGGACGGGGTCAGAGGGGGGAAGGGGCTCCTGTACACCCTGTGTGTCCGGCAGGGGGCAGCCTGGAGCCTGTACCCCGGGGGGGACACTGTGATCACTGTGGTGgcggaggacgaggaggagaagcCGCCCTGGGTGAGGGCCGAGCAGCAGTGTGCCCGCTTCTCGCCCACCTCTAGGCTCCAGGGCACACTCTTCTCCCAGAGCGGCTACCTGGACGTGTGGCTGCTGGCCTTACTCATAGTCGTCTGCGTCCTACTCTCCGGCCTGCTCCGGGGGCTACAACTGAGCACCCTCATTCTTGAACCCCCAGAACTTGGCATCCTGAAGGACTGGGGCGCCCCCTCGGAAAGATCCGGTGCCACCCGCCTGGATTATCTCCGCACTCGATGGGGAGGCTACACGCTCATCTCCCTTCTCGCCTTGTGCTGTATAACTAATGCCGCCGTGGCCGTCCTGCTGTACTATGCCATAGACTCCATAGCTGGCGCCATCTTTTCAGCAGCCGGACTGCTCTTGTTTGCTGGAGAGGCCTTGCCGGCTGCCATTACTGCTGTCTGGGGTCCATGGTtggcatccaagtgtctgtggctcACCCACTTCTTTCTGCTGTTGCCCGTGCCCGTCTCATTTCCTCTATCCTGGGTCCTGGAGAAGGTCTTTGGGCAGGACCCGAGCTGCTGCCGCCTGAGACTGCGGATCCTAGAACTGGCCCGATGTGGAGACCCCTACAGCGAGCTGGTGCGGGACGAGTTCAGCAAGGGGGCGCTGAGGAACAGGACGGTGGAAGACATATTAACCCCTGTGAAAGACTGCTTCATGCTACCCGGcgatgccctgttagacttcaacaCCATGTCCAGCATCATGGAGAGCGGCTACACCCGTATTCCCGTGTATGAGAACGAGCAATCCAACATTGTGGACATCCTCTACTTGAAAGATTTGGCTTTTGTGGACCCCGAAGATTGCACCCCTCTGAGCACCATTACACGTTTCTACAGTCACCCGGTCCACTTTGTCTTCAGTGACACCAAGCTGGACGCCGTGCTGGAGGAGTTCAAGAAGG GCAAGTCCCACATGGCCATTGTACAGAAGGTGAACAACGAAGGAGAAGGAGACCCCTTCTATGAGGTGATGGGTCTGGTCACTTTGGAAGACGTTATTGAAGAAATAATAAAATCCGAGATTCTGGATGAGTCGGAAGACTGCA AGCAGAATGTGAAGAAAAAACGTCCCCGAGTGCAGCCTATGGCCATGCCTCGTGGTGGGGAAGACCTGTCGTTCTTCAAGACCGCAGACACAGAACAGAAAGTCAAGCTGTCACCCCAACTCTTACTGGCGACGCAGCGCTTCTTGTCgcaag AAGTGGAGCTGTTCAGCACTTCCCGAGTGTCAGAAAAGGTCCTCTTGCACTTATTGAAGCTTCCAGGGGTCACCCAAGAGGTGAAGTTTGACGACAGTGACCGCCTTGCCTCTGAACACTACCTGTACCTGCGAAGCCAGCCCGTGGACTACTTTATTCTCATTCTGCAG GGCAGAGTACAGGTGGAAATTGGAAAAGAAGGTCTTCGGTTTGAGAATGGGGCATTTACATACTTTGGGGTGGCTGCACTGAGCCCCTGCCTAGTAG GTCACCAAACTCCTACCAATAGTCAAGACCAAAGCGAGTCTGCAGATTCTGGCTTCTACTGTCCAGACTATTCTGTCAGAGCCTTATCAGACCTTCAGATAATCAAG
- the CNNM3 gene encoding metal transporter CNNM3 isoform X5: MAAAAVRLLLVAALGVISAASLVGEAGDQAQVVGLRLEDGSGVSMRGGVIRARPGSLFRLRLYGSGLRNDTWPWLSIGAPEGPGCAPAAAAPVHLLEEFVVCGEHSGLVTVRVQDGVRGGKGLLYTLCVRQGAAWSLYPGGDTVITVVAEDEEEKPPWVRAEQQCARFSPTSRLQGTLFSQSGYLDVWLLALLIVVCVLLSGLLRGLQLSTLILEPPELGILKDWGAPSERSGATRLDYLRTRWGGYTLISLLALCCITNAAVAVLLYYAIDSIAGAIFSAAGLLLFAGEALPAAITAVWGPWLASKCLWLTHFFLLLPVPVSFPLSWVLEKVFGQDPSCCRLRLRILELARCGDPYSELVRDEFSKGALRNRTVEDILTPVKDCFMLPGDALLDFNTMSSIMESGYTRIPVYENEQSNIVDILYLKDLAFVDPEDCTPLSTITRFYSHPVHFVFSDTKLDAVLEEFKKGKSHMAIVQKVNNEGEGDPFYEVMGLVTLEDVIEEIIKSEILDESEDCKQNVKKKRPRVQPMAMPRGGEDLSFFKTADTEQKVKLSPQLLLATQRFLSQEVELFSTSRVSEKVLLHLLKLPGVTQEVKFDDSDRLASEHYLYLRSQPVDYFILILQGRVQVEIGKEGLRFENGAFTYFGVAALSPCLVGHQTPTNSQDQSESADSGFYCPDYSVRALSDLQIIKVSRLQYLNALRTSHSHFSAQSPDSIELRIFPTSQTQLLNDKNAGTALVFSTPLMGTIESVS, from the exons ATGGCCGCCGCTGCTGTGCGGCTTCTGCTTGTGGCCGCATTAGGGGTAATAAGTGCGGCCTCGCTGGTAGGTGAGGCCGGGGACCAGGCCCAGGTGGTCGGACTGCGACTGGAAGATGGAAGTGGCGTGTCTATGAGAGGAGGTGTAATTCGGGCTCGTCCTGGGTCACTTTTCCGCCTCCGGCTCTACGGCTCAGGGTTACGGAATGATACCTGGCCTTGGCTGTCCATTGGGGCCCCCGAGGGCCCGGGCTGCGCCCCTGCGGCTGCCGCCCCCGTCCACTTGCTGGAGGAGTTCGTGGTGTGCGGGGAGCACTCCGGCCTGGTCACTGTGCGGGTGCAGGACGGGGTCAGAGGGGGGAAGGGGCTCCTGTACACCCTGTGTGTCCGGCAGGGGGCAGCCTGGAGCCTGTACCCCGGGGGGGACACTGTGATCACTGTGGTGgcggaggacgaggaggagaagcCGCCCTGGGTGAGGGCCGAGCAGCAGTGTGCCCGCTTCTCGCCCACCTCTAGGCTCCAGGGCACACTCTTCTCCCAGAGCGGCTACCTGGACGTGTGGCTGCTGGCCTTACTCATAGTCGTCTGCGTCCTACTCTCCGGCCTGCTCCGGGGGCTACAACTGAGCACCCTCATTCTTGAACCCCCAGAACTTGGCATCCTGAAGGACTGGGGCGCCCCCTCGGAAAGATCCGGTGCCACCCGCCTGGATTATCTCCGCACTCGATGGGGAGGCTACACGCTCATCTCCCTTCTCGCCTTGTGCTGTATAACTAATGCCGCCGTGGCCGTCCTGCTGTACTATGCCATAGACTCCATAGCTGGCGCCATCTTTTCAGCAGCCGGACTGCTCTTGTTTGCTGGAGAGGCCTTGCCGGCTGCCATTACTGCTGTCTGGGGTCCATGGTtggcatccaagtgtctgtggctcACCCACTTCTTTCTGCTGTTGCCCGTGCCCGTCTCATTTCCTCTATCCTGGGTCCTGGAGAAGGTCTTTGGGCAGGACCCGAGCTGCTGCCGCCTGAGACTGCGGATCCTAGAACTGGCCCGATGTGGAGACCCCTACAGCGAGCTGGTGCGGGACGAGTTCAGCAAGGGGGCGCTGAGGAACAGGACGGTGGAAGACATATTAACCCCTGTGAAAGACTGCTTCATGCTACCCGGcgatgccctgttagacttcaacaCCATGTCCAGCATCATGGAGAGCGGCTACACCCGTATTCCCGTGTATGAGAACGAGCAATCCAACATTGTGGACATCCTCTACTTGAAAGATTTGGCTTTTGTGGACCCCGAAGATTGCACCCCTCTGAGCACCATTACACGTTTCTACAGTCACCCGGTCCACTTTGTCTTCAGTGACACCAAGCTGGACGCCGTGCTGGAGGAGTTCAAGAAGG GCAAGTCCCACATGGCCATTGTACAGAAGGTGAACAACGAAGGAGAAGGAGACCCCTTCTATGAGGTGATGGGTCTGGTCACTTTGGAAGACGTTATTGAAGAAATAATAAAATCCGAGATTCTGGATGAGTCGGAAGACTGCA AGCAGAATGTGAAGAAAAAACGTCCCCGAGTGCAGCCTATGGCCATGCCTCGTGGTGGGGAAGACCTGTCGTTCTTCAAGACCGCAGACACAGAACAGAAAGTCAAGCTGTCACCCCAACTCTTACTGGCGACGCAGCGCTTCTTGTCgcaag AAGTGGAGCTGTTCAGCACTTCCCGAGTGTCAGAAAAGGTCCTCTTGCACTTATTGAAGCTTCCAGGGGTCACCCAAGAGGTGAAGTTTGACGACAGTGACCGCCTTGCCTCTGAACACTACCTGTACCTGCGAAGCCAGCCCGTGGACTACTTTATTCTCATTCTGCAG GGCAGAGTACAGGTGGAAATTGGAAAAGAAGGTCTTCGGTTTGAGAATGGGGCATTTACATACTTTGGGGTGGCTGCACTGAGCCCCTGCCTAGTAG GTCACCAAACTCCTACCAATAGTCAAGACCAAAGCGAGTCTGCAGATTCTGGCTTCTACTGTCCAGACTATTCTGTCAGAGCCTTATCAGACCTTCAGATAATCAAG
- the CNNM3 gene encoding metal transporter CNNM3 isoform X2 — MAAAAVRLLLVAALGVISAASLVGEAGDQAQVVGLRLEDGSGVSMRGGVIRARPGSLFRLRLYGSGLRNDTWPWLSIGAPEGPGCAPAAAAPVHLLEEFVVCGEHSGLVTVRVQDGVRGGKGLLYTLCVRQGAAWSLYPGGDTVITVVAEDEEEKPPWVRAEQQCARFSPTSRLQGTLFSQSGYLDVWLLALLIVVCVLLSGLLRGLQLSTLILEPPELGILKDWGAPSERSGATRLDYLRTRWGGYTLISLLALCCITNAAVAVLLYYAIDSIAGAIFSAAGLLLFAGEALPAAITAVWGPWLASKCLWLTHFFLLLPVPVSFPLSWVLEKVFGQDPSCCRLRLRILELARCGDPYSELVRDEFSKGALRNRTVEDILTPVKDCFMLPGDALLDFNTMSSIMESGYTRIPVYENEQSNIVDILYLKDLAFVDPEDCTPLSTITRFYSHPVHFVFSDTKLDAVLEEFKKGKSHMAIVQKVNNEGEGDPFYEVMGLVTLEDVIEEIIKSEILDESEDCKQNVKKKRPRVQPMAMPRGGEDLSFFKTADTEQKVKLSPQLLLATQRFLSQEVELFSTSRVSEKVLLHLLKLPGVTQEVKFDDSDRLASEHYLYLRSQPVDYFILILQGRVQVEIGKEGLRFENGAFTYFGVAALSPCLVGHQTPTNSQDQSESADSGFYCPDYSVRALSDLQIIKVSRLQYLNALRTSHSHFSAQSPDSIELRIFPTSQTQLLNDKNAGTETKKEVKNDAGMQRRAEEKSP, encoded by the exons ATGGCCGCCGCTGCTGTGCGGCTTCTGCTTGTGGCCGCATTAGGGGTAATAAGTGCGGCCTCGCTGGTAGGTGAGGCCGGGGACCAGGCCCAGGTGGTCGGACTGCGACTGGAAGATGGAAGTGGCGTGTCTATGAGAGGAGGTGTAATTCGGGCTCGTCCTGGGTCACTTTTCCGCCTCCGGCTCTACGGCTCAGGGTTACGGAATGATACCTGGCCTTGGCTGTCCATTGGGGCCCCCGAGGGCCCGGGCTGCGCCCCTGCGGCTGCCGCCCCCGTCCACTTGCTGGAGGAGTTCGTGGTGTGCGGGGAGCACTCCGGCCTGGTCACTGTGCGGGTGCAGGACGGGGTCAGAGGGGGGAAGGGGCTCCTGTACACCCTGTGTGTCCGGCAGGGGGCAGCCTGGAGCCTGTACCCCGGGGGGGACACTGTGATCACTGTGGTGgcggaggacgaggaggagaagcCGCCCTGGGTGAGGGCCGAGCAGCAGTGTGCCCGCTTCTCGCCCACCTCTAGGCTCCAGGGCACACTCTTCTCCCAGAGCGGCTACCTGGACGTGTGGCTGCTGGCCTTACTCATAGTCGTCTGCGTCCTACTCTCCGGCCTGCTCCGGGGGCTACAACTGAGCACCCTCATTCTTGAACCCCCAGAACTTGGCATCCTGAAGGACTGGGGCGCCCCCTCGGAAAGATCCGGTGCCACCCGCCTGGATTATCTCCGCACTCGATGGGGAGGCTACACGCTCATCTCCCTTCTCGCCTTGTGCTGTATAACTAATGCCGCCGTGGCCGTCCTGCTGTACTATGCCATAGACTCCATAGCTGGCGCCATCTTTTCAGCAGCCGGACTGCTCTTGTTTGCTGGAGAGGCCTTGCCGGCTGCCATTACTGCTGTCTGGGGTCCATGGTtggcatccaagtgtctgtggctcACCCACTTCTTTCTGCTGTTGCCCGTGCCCGTCTCATTTCCTCTATCCTGGGTCCTGGAGAAGGTCTTTGGGCAGGACCCGAGCTGCTGCCGCCTGAGACTGCGGATCCTAGAACTGGCCCGATGTGGAGACCCCTACAGCGAGCTGGTGCGGGACGAGTTCAGCAAGGGGGCGCTGAGGAACAGGACGGTGGAAGACATATTAACCCCTGTGAAAGACTGCTTCATGCTACCCGGcgatgccctgttagacttcaacaCCATGTCCAGCATCATGGAGAGCGGCTACACCCGTATTCCCGTGTATGAGAACGAGCAATCCAACATTGTGGACATCCTCTACTTGAAAGATTTGGCTTTTGTGGACCCCGAAGATTGCACCCCTCTGAGCACCATTACACGTTTCTACAGTCACCCGGTCCACTTTGTCTTCAGTGACACCAAGCTGGACGCCGTGCTGGAGGAGTTCAAGAAGG GCAAGTCCCACATGGCCATTGTACAGAAGGTGAACAACGAAGGAGAAGGAGACCCCTTCTATGAGGTGATGGGTCTGGTCACTTTGGAAGACGTTATTGAAGAAATAATAAAATCCGAGATTCTGGATGAGTCGGAAGACTGCA AGCAGAATGTGAAGAAAAAACGTCCCCGAGTGCAGCCTATGGCCATGCCTCGTGGTGGGGAAGACCTGTCGTTCTTCAAGACCGCAGACACAGAACAGAAAGTCAAGCTGTCACCCCAACTCTTACTGGCGACGCAGCGCTTCTTGTCgcaag AAGTGGAGCTGTTCAGCACTTCCCGAGTGTCAGAAAAGGTCCTCTTGCACTTATTGAAGCTTCCAGGGGTCACCCAAGAGGTGAAGTTTGACGACAGTGACCGCCTTGCCTCTGAACACTACCTGTACCTGCGAAGCCAGCCCGTGGACTACTTTATTCTCATTCTGCAG GGCAGAGTACAGGTGGAAATTGGAAAAGAAGGTCTTCGGTTTGAGAATGGGGCATTTACATACTTTGGGGTGGCTGCACTGAGCCCCTGCCTAGTAG GTCACCAAACTCCTACCAATAGTCAAGACCAAAGCGAGTCTGCAGATTCTGGCTTCTACTGTCCAGACTATTCTGTCAGAGCCTTATCAGACCTTCAGATAATCAAG
- the CNNM3 gene encoding metal transporter CNNM3 isoform X3: protein MAAAAVRLLLVAALGVISAASLVGEAGDQAQVVGLRLEDGSGVSMRGGVIRARPGSLFRLRLYGSGLRNDTWPWLSIGAPEGPGCAPAAAAPVHLLEEFVVCGEHSGLVTVRVQDGVRGGKGLLYTLCVRQGAAWSLYPGGDTVITVVAEDEEEKPPWVRAEQQCARFSPTSRLQGTLFSQSGYLDVWLLALLIVVCVLLSGLLRGLQLSTLILEPPELGILKDWGAPSERSGATRLDYLRTRWGGYTLISLLALCCITNAAVAVLLYYAIDSIAGAIFSAAGLLLFAGEALPAAITAVWGPWLASKCLWLTHFFLLLPVPVSFPLSWVLEKVFGQDPSCCRLRLRILELARCGDPYSELVRDEFSKGALRNRTVEDILTPVKDCFMLPGDALLDFNTMSSIMESGYTRIPVYENEQSNIVDILYLKDLAFVDPEDCTPLSTITRFYSHPVHFVFSDTKLDAVLEEFKKGKSHMAIVQKVNNEGEGDPFYEVMGLVTLEDVIEEIIKSEILDESEDCKQNVKKKRPRVQPMAMPRGGEDLSFFKTADTEQKVKLSPQLLLATQRFLSQEVELFSTSRVSEKVLLHLLKLPGVTQEVKFDDSDRLASEHYLYLRSQPVDYFILILQGRVQVEIGKEGLRFENGAFTYFGVAALSPCLVGHQTPTNSQDQSESADSGFYCPDYSVRALSDLQIIKVSRLQYLNALRTSHSHFSAQSPDSIELRIFPTSQTQLLNDKNAGTGTGTALVFSTPLMGTIESVS, encoded by the exons ATGGCCGCCGCTGCTGTGCGGCTTCTGCTTGTGGCCGCATTAGGGGTAATAAGTGCGGCCTCGCTGGTAGGTGAGGCCGGGGACCAGGCCCAGGTGGTCGGACTGCGACTGGAAGATGGAAGTGGCGTGTCTATGAGAGGAGGTGTAATTCGGGCTCGTCCTGGGTCACTTTTCCGCCTCCGGCTCTACGGCTCAGGGTTACGGAATGATACCTGGCCTTGGCTGTCCATTGGGGCCCCCGAGGGCCCGGGCTGCGCCCCTGCGGCTGCCGCCCCCGTCCACTTGCTGGAGGAGTTCGTGGTGTGCGGGGAGCACTCCGGCCTGGTCACTGTGCGGGTGCAGGACGGGGTCAGAGGGGGGAAGGGGCTCCTGTACACCCTGTGTGTCCGGCAGGGGGCAGCCTGGAGCCTGTACCCCGGGGGGGACACTGTGATCACTGTGGTGgcggaggacgaggaggagaagcCGCCCTGGGTGAGGGCCGAGCAGCAGTGTGCCCGCTTCTCGCCCACCTCTAGGCTCCAGGGCACACTCTTCTCCCAGAGCGGCTACCTGGACGTGTGGCTGCTGGCCTTACTCATAGTCGTCTGCGTCCTACTCTCCGGCCTGCTCCGGGGGCTACAACTGAGCACCCTCATTCTTGAACCCCCAGAACTTGGCATCCTGAAGGACTGGGGCGCCCCCTCGGAAAGATCCGGTGCCACCCGCCTGGATTATCTCCGCACTCGATGGGGAGGCTACACGCTCATCTCCCTTCTCGCCTTGTGCTGTATAACTAATGCCGCCGTGGCCGTCCTGCTGTACTATGCCATAGACTCCATAGCTGGCGCCATCTTTTCAGCAGCCGGACTGCTCTTGTTTGCTGGAGAGGCCTTGCCGGCTGCCATTACTGCTGTCTGGGGTCCATGGTtggcatccaagtgtctgtggctcACCCACTTCTTTCTGCTGTTGCCCGTGCCCGTCTCATTTCCTCTATCCTGGGTCCTGGAGAAGGTCTTTGGGCAGGACCCGAGCTGCTGCCGCCTGAGACTGCGGATCCTAGAACTGGCCCGATGTGGAGACCCCTACAGCGAGCTGGTGCGGGACGAGTTCAGCAAGGGGGCGCTGAGGAACAGGACGGTGGAAGACATATTAACCCCTGTGAAAGACTGCTTCATGCTACCCGGcgatgccctgttagacttcaacaCCATGTCCAGCATCATGGAGAGCGGCTACACCCGTATTCCCGTGTATGAGAACGAGCAATCCAACATTGTGGACATCCTCTACTTGAAAGATTTGGCTTTTGTGGACCCCGAAGATTGCACCCCTCTGAGCACCATTACACGTTTCTACAGTCACCCGGTCCACTTTGTCTTCAGTGACACCAAGCTGGACGCCGTGCTGGAGGAGTTCAAGAAGG GCAAGTCCCACATGGCCATTGTACAGAAGGTGAACAACGAAGGAGAAGGAGACCCCTTCTATGAGGTGATGGGTCTGGTCACTTTGGAAGACGTTATTGAAGAAATAATAAAATCCGAGATTCTGGATGAGTCGGAAGACTGCA AGCAGAATGTGAAGAAAAAACGTCCCCGAGTGCAGCCTATGGCCATGCCTCGTGGTGGGGAAGACCTGTCGTTCTTCAAGACCGCAGACACAGAACAGAAAGTCAAGCTGTCACCCCAACTCTTACTGGCGACGCAGCGCTTCTTGTCgcaag AAGTGGAGCTGTTCAGCACTTCCCGAGTGTCAGAAAAGGTCCTCTTGCACTTATTGAAGCTTCCAGGGGTCACCCAAGAGGTGAAGTTTGACGACAGTGACCGCCTTGCCTCTGAACACTACCTGTACCTGCGAAGCCAGCCCGTGGACTACTTTATTCTCATTCTGCAG GGCAGAGTACAGGTGGAAATTGGAAAAGAAGGTCTTCGGTTTGAGAATGGGGCATTTACATACTTTGGGGTGGCTGCACTGAGCCCCTGCCTAGTAG GTCACCAAACTCCTACCAATAGTCAAGACCAAAGCGAGTCTGCAGATTCTGGCTTCTACTGTCCAGACTATTCTGTCAGAGCCTTATCAGACCTTCAGATAATCAAG
- the CNNM3 gene encoding metal transporter CNNM3 isoform X4: MAAAAVRLLLVAALGVISAASLVGEAGDQAQVVGLRLEDGSGVSMRGGVIRARPGSLFRLRLYGSGLRNDTWPWLSIGAPEGPGCAPAAAAPVHLLEEFVVCGEHSGLVTVRVQDGVRGGKGLLYTLCVRQGAAWSLYPGGDTVITVVAEDEEEKPPWVRAEQQCARFSPTSRLQGTLFSQSGYLDVWLLALLIVVCVLLSGLLRGLQLSTLILEPPELGILKDWGAPSERSGATRLDYLRTRWGGYTLISLLALCCITNAAVAVLLYYAIDSIAGAIFSAAGLLLFAGEALPAAITAVWGPWLASKCLWLTHFFLLLPVPVSFPLSWVLEKVFGQDPSCCRLRLRILELARCGDPYSELVRDEFSKGALRNRTVEDILTPVKDCFMLPGDALLDFNTMSSIMESGYTRIPVYENEQSNIVDILYLKDLAFVDPEDCTPLSTITRFYSHPVHFVFSDTKLDAVLEEFKKGKSHMAIVQKVNNEGEGDPFYEVMGLVTLEDVIEEIIKSEILDESEDCKQNVKKKRPRVQPMAMPRGGEDLSFFKTADTEQKVKLSPQLLLATQRFLSQEVELFSTSRVSEKVLLHLLKLPGVTQEVKFDDSDRLASEHYLYLRSQPVDYFILILQGRVQVEIGKEGLRFENGAFTYFGVAALSPCLVGHQTPTNSQDQSESADSGFYCPDYSVRALSDLQIIKVSRLQYLNALRTSHSHFSAQSPDSIELRIFPTSQTQLLNDKNAGTGTALVFSTPLMGTIESVS; the protein is encoded by the exons ATGGCCGCCGCTGCTGTGCGGCTTCTGCTTGTGGCCGCATTAGGGGTAATAAGTGCGGCCTCGCTGGTAGGTGAGGCCGGGGACCAGGCCCAGGTGGTCGGACTGCGACTGGAAGATGGAAGTGGCGTGTCTATGAGAGGAGGTGTAATTCGGGCTCGTCCTGGGTCACTTTTCCGCCTCCGGCTCTACGGCTCAGGGTTACGGAATGATACCTGGCCTTGGCTGTCCATTGGGGCCCCCGAGGGCCCGGGCTGCGCCCCTGCGGCTGCCGCCCCCGTCCACTTGCTGGAGGAGTTCGTGGTGTGCGGGGAGCACTCCGGCCTGGTCACTGTGCGGGTGCAGGACGGGGTCAGAGGGGGGAAGGGGCTCCTGTACACCCTGTGTGTCCGGCAGGGGGCAGCCTGGAGCCTGTACCCCGGGGGGGACACTGTGATCACTGTGGTGgcggaggacgaggaggagaagcCGCCCTGGGTGAGGGCCGAGCAGCAGTGTGCCCGCTTCTCGCCCACCTCTAGGCTCCAGGGCACACTCTTCTCCCAGAGCGGCTACCTGGACGTGTGGCTGCTGGCCTTACTCATAGTCGTCTGCGTCCTACTCTCCGGCCTGCTCCGGGGGCTACAACTGAGCACCCTCATTCTTGAACCCCCAGAACTTGGCATCCTGAAGGACTGGGGCGCCCCCTCGGAAAGATCCGGTGCCACCCGCCTGGATTATCTCCGCACTCGATGGGGAGGCTACACGCTCATCTCCCTTCTCGCCTTGTGCTGTATAACTAATGCCGCCGTGGCCGTCCTGCTGTACTATGCCATAGACTCCATAGCTGGCGCCATCTTTTCAGCAGCCGGACTGCTCTTGTTTGCTGGAGAGGCCTTGCCGGCTGCCATTACTGCTGTCTGGGGTCCATGGTtggcatccaagtgtctgtggctcACCCACTTCTTTCTGCTGTTGCCCGTGCCCGTCTCATTTCCTCTATCCTGGGTCCTGGAGAAGGTCTTTGGGCAGGACCCGAGCTGCTGCCGCCTGAGACTGCGGATCCTAGAACTGGCCCGATGTGGAGACCCCTACAGCGAGCTGGTGCGGGACGAGTTCAGCAAGGGGGCGCTGAGGAACAGGACGGTGGAAGACATATTAACCCCTGTGAAAGACTGCTTCATGCTACCCGGcgatgccctgttagacttcaacaCCATGTCCAGCATCATGGAGAGCGGCTACACCCGTATTCCCGTGTATGAGAACGAGCAATCCAACATTGTGGACATCCTCTACTTGAAAGATTTGGCTTTTGTGGACCCCGAAGATTGCACCCCTCTGAGCACCATTACACGTTTCTACAGTCACCCGGTCCACTTTGTCTTCAGTGACACCAAGCTGGACGCCGTGCTGGAGGAGTTCAAGAAGG GCAAGTCCCACATGGCCATTGTACAGAAGGTGAACAACGAAGGAGAAGGAGACCCCTTCTATGAGGTGATGGGTCTGGTCACTTTGGAAGACGTTATTGAAGAAATAATAAAATCCGAGATTCTGGATGAGTCGGAAGACTGCA AGCAGAATGTGAAGAAAAAACGTCCCCGAGTGCAGCCTATGGCCATGCCTCGTGGTGGGGAAGACCTGTCGTTCTTCAAGACCGCAGACACAGAACAGAAAGTCAAGCTGTCACCCCAACTCTTACTGGCGACGCAGCGCTTCTTGTCgcaag AAGTGGAGCTGTTCAGCACTTCCCGAGTGTCAGAAAAGGTCCTCTTGCACTTATTGAAGCTTCCAGGGGTCACCCAAGAGGTGAAGTTTGACGACAGTGACCGCCTTGCCTCTGAACACTACCTGTACCTGCGAAGCCAGCCCGTGGACTACTTTATTCTCATTCTGCAG GGCAGAGTACAGGTGGAAATTGGAAAAGAAGGTCTTCGGTTTGAGAATGGGGCATTTACATACTTTGGGGTGGCTGCACTGAGCCCCTGCCTAGTAG GTCACCAAACTCCTACCAATAGTCAAGACCAAAGCGAGTCTGCAGATTCTGGCTTCTACTGTCCAGACTATTCTGTCAGAGCCTTATCAGACCTTCAGATAATCAAG